In Limisalsivibrio acetivorans, one genomic interval encodes:
- a CDS encoding LysE family translocator, protein MDSFGFVTLAGAMAVLAASPGPGVLATVSKSLSTGLRSSVPLILGIILGDLIFLIFSLYGLAAVAEAYSEFFIFIKYAGGGYLIYLGFNLFFRKPEGENEMPNKRYSGFFSGLAVTLSNPKVVLFYCGFLPAFIDIRNIHISDVFVIALVVSLVLGSVLLIYSIVADRASVFVKDKGAGRIINRISGAVMGFAGGVLILKD, encoded by the coding sequence TTGGATTCATTCGGATTTGTAACACTGGCAGGTGCAATGGCGGTTTTGGCGGCAAGCCCGGGGCCTGGTGTCTTGGCCACGGTTTCTAAGTCTCTGTCAACAGGGCTCAGATCTTCAGTACCGCTTATCCTGGGTATTATTCTGGGGGATCTCATTTTCCTGATCTTTTCTCTTTACGGACTAGCTGCCGTGGCAGAGGCGTACAGCGAGTTTTTCATTTTTATAAAGTACGCAGGTGGCGGCTACCTTATATATCTTGGTTTCAATCTTTTCTTCAGGAAGCCGGAAGGGGAGAACGAGATGCCAAATAAGAGATACTCCGGATTTTTTAGCGGTCTGGCAGTCACGCTTTCCAACCCGAAAGTGGTGTTATTCTACTGCGGATTCCTTCCTGCTTTTATCGATATCAGAAACATCCATATATCAGATGTTTTTGTTATAGCTTTAGTGGTAAGCCTTGTGCTTGGTTCAGTTTTGCTGATTTACTCTATTGTTGCTGATCGAGCGTCGGTGTTTGTCAAGGATAAAGGAGCCGGACGTATCATAAACAGGATATCCGGCGCCGTTATGGGGTTTGCCGGTGGAGTGCTTATCCTGAAAGATTAA
- a CDS encoding thioesterase family protein, which translates to MTEPREEVIKRIERIFQERIPFNGLLGLDVNIKNIHESEIRIKMREDLVGNYVMGILHGGVIASTLDVMGGLTSVLSLIDKFRDKSMEELMEKLSTFGTIDLRIDYLRPGRGREFIAAGTVLRTGNKISVTRTQLHNDEGLLIAVGTGTYLVG; encoded by the coding sequence ATGACAGAACCTAGAGAGGAAGTAATCAAGCGTATTGAAAGGATATTCCAGGAGAGGATACCTTTCAACGGACTTCTCGGTTTGGACGTAAATATAAAGAACATACATGAATCGGAGATACGCATTAAGATGCGTGAGGATCTCGTTGGCAACTACGTTATGGGCATACTCCACGGCGGCGTAATCGCCAGCACGCTGGATGTTATGGGTGGGTTAACCTCTGTTCTCAGCCTGATAGACAAGTTCAGGGACAAGAGCATGGAGGAGCTTATGGAGAAGCTGAGCACCTTCGGAACCATTGATCTCAGAATAGATTACCTTCGCCCCGGTAGAGGGAGAGAGTTCATAGCAGCCGGAACGGTTCTGAGAACAGGAAACAAGATCTCGGTCACAAGAACACAGCTCCACAACGATGAGGGTCTGCTCATCGCCGTGGGAACCGGAACATATCTTGTGGGTTAA
- a CDS encoding dihydroorotate dehydrogenase codes for MSRLKTNICGVEFKNPVITASGTFGYGLEYSKFIDISKLGGISVKGISRHEVTGNPMPRIMETTSGMLNAIGLQNVGLDRFLSEKLPVLRKYDTNIIVNFWGKSIDEYVEVAMALDNEDVDMLEMNISCPNVKEGGIAFGADPKMTEKVVSECRRVVKSKPLLVKLSPNVTDIKPFAKACEEAGADGISAINTLLGMAVNVNTRKPYISNVTGGLSGPAIKPVAIRMVHEVYKTVSIPIVGIGGIINWRDVAEFFLVGASGVQIGTANFVDPEIPLKIIDDLEEYLEKEGVANIADLKGEVIL; via the coding sequence ATGAGCAGATTGAAGACAAATATATGCGGAGTGGAATTCAAGAACCCGGTAATCACAGCAAGCGGAACCTTCGGCTACGGCCTTGAATACTCAAAATTCATAGATATTTCCAAGCTCGGCGGAATTTCTGTTAAAGGGATCTCCCGCCATGAGGTTACGGGAAATCCGATGCCCAGAATTATGGAGACAACATCGGGAATGCTTAACGCCATCGGCCTGCAGAACGTTGGACTGGACAGGTTTCTGTCGGAAAAGCTACCCGTGCTTAGGAAATATGACACCAACATAATCGTGAACTTCTGGGGAAAGAGCATCGATGAGTACGTGGAAGTAGCTATGGCACTCGATAACGAAGATGTGGATATGCTCGAGATGAACATATCATGCCCCAACGTGAAGGAGGGGGGGATAGCCTTCGGCGCGGATCCGAAGATGACCGAGAAGGTTGTTTCCGAGTGCCGCAGAGTGGTAAAGAGTAAGCCTCTCCTCGTTAAACTCAGCCCCAACGTTACGGATATCAAACCCTTTGCCAAGGCCTGTGAGGAGGCTGGTGCGGATGGTATCAGCGCTATAAACACACTGCTCGGCATGGCTGTAAACGTGAATACAAGAAAACCCTATATATCAAATGTTACCGGCGGTTTATCAGGCCCAGCTATTAAGCCTGTGGCGATACGTATGGTTCACGAGGTCTACAAAACGGTCTCGATCCCCATTGTTGGCATCGGCGGAATCATAAACTGGCGTGATGTTGCGGAGTTCTTCCTTGTGGGCGCAAGCGGGGTGCAGATCGGTACGGCGAACTTTGTCGATCCGGAGATACCGCTGAAAATAATTGATGATCTTGAAGAATACCTTGAGAAAGAGGGCGTTGCAAATATAGCCGATCTCAAGGGTGAGGTTATTCTTTAA
- a CDS encoding dihydroorotate dehydrogenase electron transfer subunit, whose translation MKGRIIENKRLNSKYGLLTIESSKFTSRAEVGQFVMVKTSQQDYLSDPLLRRPLGIMDIEGDRFRLLYMIVGKGTMLLCDCMGEIGFSEPLGNGFKPVKEGRAALVAGGVGIAPLLWLAKELKSSGVAVDLYYGGRSAEDIVITEEFEPYVENMYITTENGDKGDKGLVTAPLAVKAGDYDVCYSCGPKGMLKAVSEICEIAEVPAYVSLEERMACGMGACLGCIIYTKGDGGIEQKRCCVEGPVFDGTKVVWESVQGK comes from the coding sequence ATGAAAGGAAGAATAATCGAGAATAAGAGGCTGAACTCCAAGTACGGCCTCCTCACCATAGAATCATCCAAGTTCACCAGCAGGGCGGAAGTAGGGCAGTTTGTGATGGTAAAAACCTCCCAGCAGGACTACCTGAGCGATCCGCTCCTTCGAAGACCCCTCGGTATTATGGATATCGAGGGAGACCGCTTCAGGCTCCTTTATATGATTGTGGGGAAGGGAACCATGCTCCTCTGCGACTGTATGGGCGAGATCGGCTTCTCCGAACCTCTCGGCAACGGCTTCAAGCCCGTTAAAGAGGGGAGGGCAGCGCTTGTGGCGGGGGGTGTGGGCATCGCACCCCTTCTATGGCTTGCAAAGGAGCTCAAATCATCAGGGGTTGCTGTAGACCTCTACTACGGAGGACGCTCAGCAGAGGATATTGTTATAACAGAGGAGTTTGAGCCCTATGTCGAGAATATGTACATAACAACGGAAAACGGCGATAAGGGTGATAAGGGGCTGGTCACTGCTCCATTGGCTGTTAAGGCTGGTGATTACGATGTATGCTACTCCTGCGGTCCAAAGGGTATGCTTAAGGCTGTCAGTGAGATATGCGAAATAGCTGAAGTTCCGGCTTACGTTTCCCTGGAGGAAAGGATGGCCTGCGGTATGGGTGCCTGTCTCGGCTGTATCATCTATACGAAGGGGGATGGCGGGATAGAGCAGAAACGGTGCTGTGTTGAAGGCCCCGTTTTCGATGGAACCAAAGTTGTATGGGAATCGGTACAGGGTAAATAA
- the carB gene encoding carbamoyl-phosphate synthase large subunit codes for MPKREDIKSVLVIGSGPIVIGQACEFDYSGTQAVKALKEEGYRVILINSNPATIMTDPEIADATYIEPLTVAVLDSILEREKPDAVLPTVGGQTALNLALDAHEEGVLSKHGVELIGANIQAIKKAEDRDLFKKAMSKIGLGMPMSAVVNSYEEAMDAIKDIGFPAIIRPSYTLGGTGGNVAYNIEEYRDYVEWGLEASPVHEILVEESALGWKEYELEVMRDKADNVVIICSIENFDAMGVHTGDSITVAPAQTLTDKEYQELRDAAIKVIREIGVDTGGSNVQFAVEPSTGRQIIIEMNPRVSRSSALASKATGFPIAKIAAKLAVGYTLDELPNDITKKTPASFEPSIDYCVVKYPRFTFEKFPGSDDRLTTQMKSVGEVMSIGRTFKESLQKAICSLEINRYGFDEIFSEEELKTEKAHEEIDKYLKRPTDRRMFYIGEAFRAGYSLEDIHTFTSIDPWFLYNIQEIIDFEKDIKDAGSLENFTEMRRAKEMGFTDRRLAKLLKTDEDTIRNSRDKAVYKRVDTCAAEFESHTPYLYSTFERECESEPTDRKKIIILGGGPNRIGQGIEFDYCCVHASFALEEAGYETIMVNCNPETVSTDYDTSDRLYFEPLTKEHVLNIVEKEKPVGVIVQFGGQTPLKLAVPLEKAGVPILGTSPDSIDAAEDRERFKDLINRVGIKQPPNGIAKNDEEAFAIAEEIGYPLVVRPSYVLGGRAMEICYDRESLVNYMKFAVEASEEHPVLLDRFLEHAVEMDVDCVSDGETAVLGGIMQHIEEAGIHSGDSACSIPSRTLTPEMRAEIDTATKRIAKELNVVGLMNVQYAVKDEELYIIEVNPRASRTIPYVSKSIGVPLAKIASRVMAGEKLKDIGFTEQVIPDYYTVKEAVFPFVKFPGTDLVLGPEMKSTGEVMGIDNDFGKAFHKSQIAAGNRIPQSGKVFISVKDSAKAHILDVAKDLVKLGFSIVSTKGTWAYLKEHGVPVEKVNKVSDGRPNIVDSIKNRDISFCINIPEGKKSRLDTESIRRAILSYNIPYVSTTEAAMASVTGIESFKEGTMTVKPIQEYYGG; via the coding sequence ATGCCTAAAAGAGAAGACATTAAAAGCGTTCTTGTTATCGGTTCCGGTCCAATTGTAATCGGTCAGGCCTGCGAGTTTGACTATTCCGGAACCCAGGCCGTCAAGGCTCTAAAAGAGGAGGGTTACCGGGTTATTCTTATCAACTCAAACCCAGCAACCATTATGACCGACCCTGAGATTGCGGATGCAACATACATTGAGCCCCTCACCGTGGCAGTGCTCGATTCCATCCTTGAGCGTGAGAAGCCGGACGCCGTACTCCCCACCGTTGGAGGGCAGACAGCACTCAACCTTGCCCTTGATGCCCATGAAGAGGGAGTTTTGAGCAAACACGGCGTTGAGCTTATCGGTGCAAATATACAGGCTATAAAGAAGGCAGAGGACAGGGACCTCTTCAAGAAGGCTATGTCCAAGATAGGGCTCGGGATGCCGATGAGTGCCGTCGTTAATTCCTACGAAGAGGCGATGGATGCCATTAAGGATATTGGCTTTCCCGCCATCATCCGCCCCTCATACACCCTCGGCGGAACTGGTGGTAACGTTGCCTACAATATTGAAGAATACAGGGATTACGTGGAATGGGGTCTTGAGGCATCTCCTGTCCATGAGATACTTGTGGAGGAATCCGCCCTCGGCTGGAAGGAGTACGAGCTTGAGGTTATGCGGGACAAGGCGGATAACGTTGTAATAATCTGTTCCATCGAAAACTTCGATGCCATGGGTGTACACACCGGTGACAGTATCACTGTAGCCCCCGCCCAGACCCTCACTGATAAGGAGTATCAGGAACTCAGAGATGCGGCCATAAAGGTTATACGTGAGATAGGAGTTGATACCGGAGGTTCAAACGTACAGTTTGCCGTAGAACCCTCCACAGGAAGACAGATCATCATTGAGATGAATCCGAGGGTATCAAGAAGCTCCGCCCTTGCCTCAAAGGCTACCGGCTTCCCCATAGCCAAGATTGCGGCGAAGCTCGCTGTGGGCTACACGCTGGACGAACTCCCCAACGATATCACAAAGAAGACGCCGGCATCCTTCGAGCCCTCCATAGACTACTGCGTGGTCAAATACCCCAGATTCACCTTTGAGAAGTTCCCCGGAAGTGACGACAGGCTCACAACCCAGATGAAGTCCGTCGGTGAGGTTATGTCCATAGGCAGAACCTTCAAGGAATCCCTCCAGAAGGCTATCTGCTCACTTGAGATAAATAGGTACGGCTTCGATGAGATCTTCAGCGAAGAGGAACTCAAAACAGAAAAGGCACACGAAGAGATTGATAAATACCTCAAACGCCCCACAGACCGGCGCATGTTTTACATAGGCGAGGCGTTCCGTGCGGGTTACTCACTTGAGGATATCCACACATTCACCAGCATAGATCCTTGGTTCCTCTATAACATCCAGGAGATCATCGACTTTGAGAAGGATATAAAGGATGCCGGAAGCCTTGAGAATTTTACAGAGATGAGAAGGGCCAAGGAGATGGGCTTTACGGACAGAAGGCTGGCTAAGCTCCTGAAAACCGATGAAGACACCATACGCAACTCCCGGGACAAGGCAGTCTACAAGCGAGTGGACACCTGTGCGGCAGAGTTTGAATCACACACGCCTTATCTCTATTCTACATTCGAACGTGAGTGTGAATCCGAGCCCACCGACAGGAAGAAGATAATAATCCTCGGCGGAGGCCCCAACAGGATAGGGCAGGGGATAGAGTTCGACTACTGCTGTGTCCACGCCTCCTTCGCCCTTGAAGAGGCTGGCTACGAGACAATCATGGTGAACTGCAACCCCGAAACGGTGAGTACCGATTACGACACCTCCGACAGGCTCTACTTCGAACCCCTCACAAAGGAGCATGTGCTCAATATAGTGGAGAAGGAGAAACCGGTGGGTGTTATTGTCCAGTTCGGCGGCCAGACACCCCTTAAGCTCGCTGTGCCCCTTGAGAAGGCTGGTGTGCCCATCCTCGGGACATCTCCGGACAGCATCGATGCCGCAGAGGACAGAGAGCGCTTTAAGGACCTCATCAACCGTGTGGGTATCAAACAGCCCCCCAACGGCATAGCAAAGAACGATGAAGAGGCCTTCGCCATCGCAGAAGAGATTGGCTACCCCCTTGTTGTCCGCCCCTCATATGTTCTTGGCGGCAGGGCTATGGAGATATGCTACGACAGGGAATCCCTTGTTAACTATATGAAATTCGCCGTTGAGGCCAGCGAGGAGCATCCGGTGCTACTGGACAGGTTCCTTGAACACGCCGTTGAGATGGATGTGGACTGTGTGAGCGACGGCGAAACAGCTGTGCTCGGCGGCATTATGCAGCATATCGAAGAGGCGGGGATACACTCCGGTGACTCCGCATGCTCCATACCCTCAAGAACGCTCACGCCGGAGATGAGGGCAGAGATCGATACCGCTACAAAGAGGATAGCAAAGGAGCTGAACGTTGTGGGTCTTATGAACGTTCAGTACGCAGTTAAGGATGAAGAGCTTTATATCATCGAAGTAAACCCCAGAGCTTCAAGAACAATCCCTTATGTCAGCAAATCCATAGGCGTTCCTCTGGCCAAGATAGCCTCAAGGGTTATGGCGGGTGAGAAGCTTAAGGATATCGGCTTCACAGAGCAGGTTATCCCCGATTACTACACCGTTAAAGAGGCTGTTTTCCCCTTCGTAAAATTTCCCGGAACGGACCTTGTTCTCGGACCTGAGATGAAGTCCACCGGCGAGGTTATGGGGATAGATAATGATTTCGGAAAGGCCTTCCATAAATCCCAGATAGCTGCAGGCAACCGGATACCGCAGTCGGGTAAGGTTTTCATTAGCGTTAAGGACTCGGCAAAGGCTCATATTCTTGATGTGGCGAAGGATCTGGTGAAGCTCGGTTTCAGTATCGTATCCACCAAGGGTACATGGGCGTACCTCAAGGAGCATGGTGTTCCTGTGGAGAAGGTTAACAAGGTGAGCGACGGACGACCTAACATCGTGGACTCCATCAAGAACCGAGATATCAGCTTCTGCATCAACATTCCCGAGGGTAAAAAGTCCAGACTGGATACCGAATCTATCCGCAGAGCTATCCTTAGCTACAATATCCCATACGTATCGACCACAGAAGCGGCGATGGCCTCCGTAACCGGCATCGAGAGCTTCAAAGAGGGGACTATGACCGTTAAACCGATACAGGAATACTACGGCGGCTGA
- a CDS encoding SWIM zinc finger family protein yields MQLPKLSEEQLKNISTPINLQRAENYVGKFVDCSIEGNVLKGTIKGNHGSYTSELVIDTDPIEFKCDCENAKEVFCKHAAALGLTYIYTPWVFASEKIERSKINSFEDIKFYIKTTTLKELIEELRGKSIGSAQIAELNGISLQQLSAIVKDDLSGKHHTLTDPLKLACLYLLEKQ; encoded by the coding sequence ATGCAGCTGCCGAAACTGAGCGAAGAACAGCTCAAAAACATTTCCACCCCCATCAATCTTCAAAGAGCGGAAAACTATGTTGGAAAATTTGTGGACTGCTCCATCGAAGGAAACGTGCTTAAGGGCACAATCAAAGGCAACCACGGTTCCTATACCTCGGAACTGGTCATAGACACGGATCCCATTGAATTCAAATGCGACTGTGAGAATGCGAAGGAGGTTTTCTGTAAGCACGCCGCTGCACTCGGGCTTACTTACATATACACCCCCTGGGTGTTTGCCTCGGAGAAGATTGAGCGAAGCAAGATAAACAGCTTTGAGGATATCAAGTTCTATATAAAGACCACCACACTTAAGGAATTAATAGAGGAATTGAGGGGTAAATCCATTGGCTCTGCCCAGATAGCAGAGCTTAACGGTATATCTCTTCAGCAGCTCTCGGCCATTGTTAAGGACGATCTGAGCGGTAAGCACCATACGCTCACCGACCCCCTCAAGCTGGCCTGTCTGTATCTGCTTGAAAAACAGTAA
- the recG gene encoding ATP-dependent DNA helicase RecG: MASQFARLRKISSEIDKNRSDYLKDPARYLEPALELLRKTNLKLASDAERLLESEDADSKSLENFISEMNIFLASSQASSGSALLLQTSLHVIKGIGEKKAESLSKFGLNTVEDALLHFPFRYEAVGYEEGERRVMSGTLETRQKTFTRGRKAVYRAIFRNENGFFSALWFNFNARYPANALVEGRKYHLYGNVSRYDGAPSVVHPEFIDESEIGRVRPVYSLPANVGQKPFNSAMNMMIEQYLPHMPDTLPVRLADKYDFPEIRSAVKTLHMPDDRHIIPKLMMRTHPAYERFVYEELFYIQLGLLMKKDTYASVPGICFDIKREYLDEVAEIMPFKLTNAQKKVLADIFNDMKSTKQMNRLIQGDVGSGKTIVSFISGIMAVKNGHQVAVIAPTEVLAEQHYINLQKFLEGTGFTAALLTGSVGSRDKRETRELIASGSVDFVVGTHAVIQEDILFHKLGLAIIDEQHRFGVLQRKTLVDKGYNPDIVLMTATPIPRTLSLTFYGDLDVSIIDSLPPGRKPIVTKAYPEKKQSEALKLVQKELDAGRKAYFIYPLIETSEKMELKAAVASYEQIASVFGEERVGLLHGRMKGEEKRELMHRFKHGSIDILVSTTVIEVGVDVPDATVMVIENAERFGLSQLHQLRGRVGRGAEQSYCCLIYSGDISEEGKIRIDAMVKHTDGFKLSEIDLEIRGPGDFFGTRQSGLPRFRFSNIVKDVKILQKARRDAEDILASDPSLDAPASKVLVQTLKTRWNGIDFLNVG; this comes from the coding sequence ATGGCCTCACAGTTTGCCAGACTAAGGAAAATATCATCCGAAATTGATAAAAACCGGTCGGATTATCTGAAGGATCCGGCCCGTTATCTTGAACCCGCCCTTGAGCTCCTGCGTAAAACCAATCTAAAACTAGCCTCCGATGCCGAAAGATTATTGGAATCGGAGGATGCTGATTCGAAATCTCTGGAGAACTTCATTTCGGAGATGAATATATTCCTAGCCTCATCCCAGGCATCCTCTGGCTCGGCACTTCTTCTGCAGACATCTCTGCACGTTATCAAAGGTATAGGGGAAAAAAAGGCGGAATCACTGTCGAAATTCGGGCTTAACACCGTGGAGGACGCTCTACTGCATTTTCCTTTCAGGTATGAGGCAGTGGGGTACGAAGAGGGTGAGCGCAGAGTAATGAGCGGAACCCTTGAAACCAGACAGAAGACCTTCACGAGGGGGCGTAAAGCTGTATACAGGGCGATATTTCGCAACGAAAACGGCTTTTTCAGCGCATTATGGTTCAACTTCAATGCACGTTACCCCGCAAACGCTCTGGTAGAAGGGCGTAAATACCACTTGTACGGCAATGTCTCAAGGTATGATGGAGCCCCTTCGGTGGTGCACCCCGAGTTTATCGATGAAAGCGAGATAGGCCGTGTTCGCCCGGTGTACAGCCTTCCTGCAAACGTAGGGCAGAAGCCGTTTAACTCCGCCATGAATATGATGATAGAGCAGTACCTCCCCCACATGCCCGATACCCTTCCGGTTCGGCTGGCGGATAAATACGACTTTCCAGAGATCCGTTCCGCTGTTAAAACCCTCCACATGCCGGACGACAGGCATATTATACCGAAGCTAATGATGCGGACCCATCCGGCATATGAGCGGTTTGTCTATGAGGAGCTTTTCTATATCCAGCTCGGTCTGTTGATGAAGAAAGACACCTACGCCTCTGTGCCGGGTATATGCTTTGATATAAAGAGGGAGTATCTGGACGAGGTGGCGGAGATAATGCCCTTCAAGCTTACCAACGCCCAGAAGAAGGTACTTGCGGACATATTCAACGATATGAAGAGCACCAAACAGATGAACCGCCTTATACAGGGGGATGTGGGGAGCGGAAAGACCATAGTCTCCTTCATTTCGGGGATAATGGCTGTGAAAAACGGTCATCAGGTTGCTGTTATCGCACCTACGGAGGTTTTGGCCGAACAGCACTATATAAACCTGCAGAAGTTCCTCGAGGGAACCGGATTCACCGCCGCACTGCTGACAGGCTCGGTGGGAAGCCGTGATAAAAGGGAGACAAGGGAGCTTATAGCCTCCGGTTCGGTGGATTTCGTCGTGGGAACCCATGCCGTTATTCAGGAGGATATCCTTTTTCATAAGCTTGGTCTCGCCATTATCGATGAACAGCACCGCTTCGGCGTGCTCCAGCGCAAAACTCTGGTAGATAAAGGGTATAATCCTGACATCGTCCTCATGACGGCAACGCCTATCCCCAGAACGCTTTCCCTCACTTTCTACGGTGATCTCGATGTAAGCATAATAGACAGCCTGCCTCCTGGGCGTAAGCCTATTGTCACCAAAGCTTACCCTGAGAAGAAGCAGAGCGAAGCTCTTAAGCTTGTTCAGAAGGAACTAGATGCAGGTCGAAAGGCTTATTTCATATACCCGCTCATAGAAACCAGCGAGAAGATGGAGCTTAAAGCGGCGGTGGCCAGCTATGAACAGATAGCCTCTGTCTTTGGCGAGGAACGTGTCGGGCTTCTCCACGGCCGTATGAAGGGGGAGGAGAAACGGGAGCTGATGCACCGCTTTAAACACGGAAGTATCGATATCCTCGTATCCACAACGGTTATCGAGGTGGGTGTGGACGTTCCCGATGCCACTGTTATGGTTATAGAGAATGCCGAGCGTTTCGGTCTCTCCCAGCTGCACCAGCTTCGGGGAAGGGTGGGGCGTGGTGCGGAGCAGTCCTACTGCTGTCTTATATACTCCGGCGATATCAGCGAAGAGGGGAAGATACGCATCGATGCCATGGTTAAGCACACGGACGGATTTAAATTAAGCGAGATAGACCTTGAAATAAGGGGACCCGGTGATTTTTTCGGTACGAGACAGTCAGGTTTACCACGGTTTAGGTTTTCAAATATCGTAAAAGATGTCAAAATATTACAGAAGGCAAGAAGGGATGCAGAAGATATTCTCGCTTCGGACCCTTCACTCGACGCCCCGGCATCGAAAGTTCTTGTCCAGACGCTGAAAACACGCTGGAACGGGATTGACTTTTTAAATGTCGGGTAA
- a CDS encoding chemotaxis protein CheW, whose product MAEMKQIVSLSLAGEKYGINIMDIEEIIRMMEITRVPKAPPFVEGIINLRGQVIPIVDLRNKLGLPVPEEDHNTRIINVGISGRKLGFVVDKVDEVLRLDPGVVDKAPAVSMNVDSNYIEGVARTENGMIIILEVHNIFSTRESNQLNAF is encoded by the coding sequence ATGGCCGAAATGAAGCAGATTGTCAGCCTTTCCCTGGCGGGGGAGAAATACGGTATAAACATCATGGATATTGAAGAGATTATCCGTATGATGGAGATCACAAGAGTTCCGAAGGCTCCCCCCTTTGTTGAAGGGATAATTAACCTCAGAGGGCAGGTTATCCCCATCGTGGACTTGCGTAATAAGCTGGGCCTGCCCGTTCCCGAAGAGGATCATAACACTCGTATTATAAATGTGGGCATATCCGGGCGGAAGCTCGGCTTTGTCGTTGATAAGGTTGATGAGGTTCTCAGGCTGGATCCCGGCGTTGTGGATAAGGCTCCAGCGGTTTCCATGAATGTGGATTCCAACTATATCGAAGGTGTGGCCAGAACAGAAAACGGTATGATCATCATCCTTGAAGTTCACAACATCTTCTCCACAAGGGAATCCAATCAGCTTAACGCCTTTTAG
- the panD gene encoding aspartate 1-decarboxylase has protein sequence MMVHMFKSKLHRATVTDADLHYEGSIGIDKNLMEAANIREYEKVDIWNINNGARFSTYVIEGERGSGQICLNGAAARHVQHGDRVIIATFSMVDEKELDNYRPTVVQLDENNQIVAKDGVLV, from the coding sequence ATGATGGTACACATGTTTAAATCAAAGCTCCACAGAGCAACCGTAACCGACGCAGACCTTCACTATGAAGGGAGCATAGGCATAGATAAGAACCTTATGGAAGCGGCTAACATCCGTGAGTATGAGAAGGTTGATATCTGGAACATCAACAACGGCGCACGCTTTTCCACCTACGTTATTGAGGGTGAGAGAGGAAGCGGCCAGATATGCCTTAACGGCGCAGCTGCAAGGCATGTACAGCACGGTGACAGAGTAATCATCGCAACCTTTTCCATGGTTGATGAAAAAGAGCTCGATAACTACCGCCCCACAGTGGTTCAGCTCGATGAAAACAATCAGATTGTTGCAAAGGACGGCGTTCTCGTTTAA
- the panC gene encoding pantoate--beta-alanine ligase gives MKTVSKIEDIRKELNKARMDGLRIGFVPTMGFLHEGHLSLVRKCRDENDIVVVSIFVNPAQFGAGEDLDSYPSDIKRDTALLEAAGTNILFLPEREEIYPEGFSTNISVAGVSDGLCGRSRPGHFDGVCTVVTKLLNIVQPERAYFGEKDYQQLQVIKRLARDLNIPSEIIGGSIIREDDGLAMSSRNVYLTPEQRESALSLNRSFKVVQDALKEGVEDVSELRADVEEFINSHEYARIDYIEFVDPEFLRPVRKIEGDFLMALAVYVGKARLIDNNYFEVQK, from the coding sequence ATGAAGACAGTTTCAAAGATAGAAGATATAAGAAAAGAGCTGAACAAAGCACGCATGGATGGCCTGCGCATAGGGTTTGTCCCGACGATGGGTTTCCTCCATGAAGGTCATTTGAGCCTTGTGCGTAAATGCAGGGATGAGAACGATATTGTTGTCGTAAGCATCTTTGTAAACCCCGCCCAGTTCGGTGCAGGGGAGGATCTGGACAGTTATCCTTCGGACATTAAGCGTGACACAGCTCTCCTTGAGGCGGCTGGAACAAACATACTCTTCCTCCCCGAGCGCGAGGAGATATACCCCGAGGGGTTTTCCACAAATATATCCGTTGCCGGTGTGAGTGATGGACTGTGCGGACGTTCCCGCCCCGGTCATTTTGATGGGGTATGCACCGTTGTGACCAAACTGCTGAATATTGTTCAGCCGGAGAGGGCATATTTCGGCGAGAAGGATTACCAGCAGCTGCAGGTCATTAAGAGGCTCGCCAGGGATCTTAACATCCCGTCGGAGATAATAGGCGGTTCAATTATCCGTGAGGATGACGGTCTCGCCATGAGCTCCCGAAATGTATACCTTACCCCTGAGCAGAGGGAGTCCGCATTGAGTTTGAACCGTTCATTTAAAGTCGTTCAAGATGCCCTGAAAGAGGGAGTTGAGGATGTATCAGAGCTGAGGGCGGATGTGGAGGAGTTCATTAACTCACATGAGTATGCAAGAATAGATTATATCGAGTTTGTAGATCCGGAGTTCCTTAGACCTGTAAGAAAGATAGAGGGAGATTTCCTCATGGCTTTGGCGGTGTATGTCGGCAAGGCAAGACTAATAGATAATAACTACTTCGAGGTGCAGAAATGA